Within Thermococcus celer Vu 13 = JCM 8558, the genomic segment GTATCTCCTTCGCGCTCCTCCCTATGCTCAGGTCGTGCATCTCCATGTGGACGACCTTCCCGTCGGGGTCGATTATGAAGGTGGCCCTCCACGAGACGCCCTCGTCCTCCTTGTAGGTGCCGAAGAGCCTGCAGAGCTTCCCGGCAGGGTCGGCGAGCATCGGGTACCTTATCTTCTTTATCCCCGGCGAAGTGTCGTGCCAGGCCTTGTGGACGTAGGCCGTATCGGTCGAGACGCTCATGATCTCGGCGCCCTCGGCCTTGAACTTCTCGTAGTAGTCCGCGAGCTCCTCAAGCTCCGTGGGGCAGACGAACGTGAAGTCGGCGGGGTAAAAGGCTAAAACGACCCACTTACCCCTGTAATCCGAGAACTTAACCTTTCCGATCTCGTCCTTCTCCGGGAAGTACGCGTCGGCCTCAAAGTCCGGTACGGTTTCTCCAACCTTCACCATTTGATTCACCTCGTCTGTTATTAGGTAATCCTAATTTAAAAAGGTTTGCCTAACAGAATGGTAAGTTCCAAAATCAAAAAAATTCTATTTTGAAGGTCAAATTTAAATATTGCCGGATCGAACCCGATACGGTGATAGTGTGAAGGTTAAGATAATTCTCGGAACGGCAAGGGAGGGAAGGAAGAGCGAGAGGGTGGCCGGGTACGTCCTTAAAAAAG encodes:
- a CDS encoding peroxiredoxin — translated: MVKVGETVPDFEADAYFPEKDEIGKVKFSDYRGKWVVLAFYPADFTFVCPTELEELADYYEKFKAEGAEIMSVSTDTAYVHKAWHDTSPGIKKIRYPMLADPAGKLCRLFGTYKEDEGVSWRATFIIDPDGKVVHMEMHDLSIGRSAKEILRRLQASKYVREHPGQVCPASWEPGKETLEVSLDLVGKL